AGCCCCCTGCTCGGCGGTATCACATTTTTCATAGTTGCTCTTTCCCTGTTGCTGAAAACGCCTCTGGGGAAAAAATTCAATATAACCAATATACAAGCGATGATTATAGCTCTCATGTGTGGCCTGCTTACAGGAACAATTGCTTTTTTATGGGTAAGGAAGTTTTTAAGAACTTCTTCGGAAGACGTCGTCGAAGAGGCATTTCGCAGGTTTCAGATATTTACGTCCTGCTACGTAGCGTTCTCTCACGGTGCCAACGACGTAGCAAACGCCATCGGCCCTGTGGCCGGTATATACGCAATTTACCGGACCCATAATGTGTCACCCACTGTGCCCGTTCCAACATACCTGCTGGCCGTTGGAGGAGCCTTTATAGCACTGGGTGTTTTTACCTGGGGATACAAGGTCATAGAAACGGTGGGCAGTAAGATTACCACACTTACCAATACACGGGGGTATTCGGTTGATTTCGGAACGGCAACGTCCGTCCTGCTGGCTTCTAAGCTGGGCCTTCCCGTGTCCACAACTCATGCCGCAGTAGGTGCGGTCATAGGAGTTGGTCTTGCAGGAGGTATAAGCGCTGTTGACTTTGGGGTCGTCTGGCGTATAGTGCTTTATTGGGTAGTAACTCTCCCGCTGTCGGCCATCCCGACTATGGTAATATTTAAAATTCTCAAATTTTTGTTTCTTTGA
This sequence is a window from Thermodesulforhabdus norvegica. Protein-coding genes within it:
- a CDS encoding inorganic phosphate transporter; translation: MEFWIVLAGFLAGAYMAWNIGANDVANGMASAVGARAITLRQAVFIGGILDFAGAVLVGSHVTTTIRKNIIDAHAITADPQVMMLGLLAALLAAAFWVFFSTWSEFPVSTTHSIVGAILGFGLIEGGIKAVYWGKLFAIILSWIISPIFAGILAFLTFNIVRKRILQHPERLSQMLRWSPLLGGITFFIVALSLLLKTPLGKKFNITNIQAMIIALMCGLLTGTIAFLWVRKFLRTSSEDVVEEAFRRFQIFTSCYVAFSHGANDVANAIGPVAGIYAIYRTHNVSPTVPVPTYLLAVGGAFIALGVFTWGYKVIETVGSKITTLTNTRGYSVDFGTATSVLLASKLGLPVSTTHAAVGAVIGVGLAGGISAVDFGVVWRIVLYWVVTLPLSAIPTMVIFKILKFLFL